In Sphaeramia orbicularis chromosome 9, fSphaOr1.1, whole genome shotgun sequence, the sequence TGAAAACCCTTCAGATTCTGTTCTTATTCCGTGGGACTCACATATACAGTCtatgaaaattacattttttcactGCTTCAGGGTGGTAAATACATTAAGACAAAGGGAGAGAGATTTGGTGCTAGCCAGGTATTATGGCTTCTAGCAATGGCGAGTATACGAACTAACAAATGACTTTAATTCTATTGGAGCAGACACTTCACAGTCACTTGTGTTTACAGTTTCACCTGAGGACATAAAAGACTGGATGTCCAGTGAAATCTTAAATCCACTGTCTACAGTTTCACTATTATCACTCGCCAATATTGCAAACATCCAAGAGTTTTATGGGTTTTTCTTTTGGCAACAGATTCTATGCATCCCCAAAAGTCCTAAATTTAaggctcacattttaacagaggATCCAGATCGCATACATATTGTGACTTCTACAGAGCTACATTTACTGCATCTGCAAAATTAAGAGCTGAAAGACTGAAATAGAGCCTTCAATTTGGATGCAGCAGTGAGTGAACACTTAAACAAGATTTTGGAATGAGATATGAATGCACATTACAAGCTAAGATTACATCTGAAAAATTGAAtttaattttcattaactggctaGCAGGCTTATTAGCTCATTCTTCATAATCATTTTAAAATGGAACTATGACAGAAAAGACTAACTCCCTGACAGAATAAACACATCCACATAGATATTAAAAAGATAGTCGAGCTGAATACAAGTAGTAAAACAATATGCTTTTTCTATGGCAGAGACAACCAACTCCAAACCTCAAGGGCTGTTGTCACACAAAACCAGAGAGATCTGCTGCTCTTAGGGAATGTAATCGAGGTTGGGATACTTACCAACTTAGAAACCCATGGTACACAGTATggtgataaacaaacaaaaaagttcctGCATCCTACAGAATCTGGTCGgtattttgtggtgtttttttttttttttaatgtttcatcaCATTTTTACCATCAACTATCACGTTCAGTGCTCTGAAAGTTCTGTTGACCACCtattagcattaaaaaaatgtttggatGTGACTGCAATTGATGCCATGTAGAGTAATTGAGAATATTTCAAAAAGACAGCTTTGTGGAAAATTAACCTTCAGTCCTCATATCTGCCAACATATTCattgtttttcactttaaaatctaACTGCTGGGTGGTGATTATCACAAATTTTGTCTGGAAGAGGAAACGGATGCTTATCTGTTCTATGACTGAAATAAGTGCTACTTATGATATCTGCTCCATTAGATGAAAAAGATAAAAACCACTCTGAGCTAAAGCACTGTTTGGTGAGCAAGCTGTCAAACAACTGTTGATAAACATAACTACGGAAATCAACAATAAGGACTGCAGTCAAACTGTTCTGCTGTGCTTGTCGGTCAGCTTGATCAGactcattaaacttgtctttgaGATGAGAGAGAGTTTCTTAAAAATATCTCACGTAATTTTGTCAGCTGAAATTGAAGTAATCACCATCTGTCTGTCACTTTAGTATCAGAGCTGTGAAATAAATATAACGCAACTTACCAAAGGGCTATCAAAAGAACAACCAGAATGAGATCACCAAACAAATCAAGTAAGGCAGAAGACACCTTTGCTCCTCCATGATACCTTAATTATTACCTTTGTGAAATCAACAATAAACTCATATTTGTTGCACTATCATCAACTTGCATCCTTGATGTCCCTATATCATCTCCACCTCATCACATCTTCACTTGCATATTGTTTAGTGTGGTTCTAGATGAACCTTACTGTGCATCCACATTGTGTCTGCATAAATAATGAGCCATTATAGACCATTCTACCTCTTCCCCCTACAACCTCTCTTGCCTTGATCTTTTTATTTAGTGAGCAGGATATTTGCATACTGTGGGACTGTTCATATTGTAAACACACTCAAGCACACTGCAAATGCTCCCATATATCAACGCAGAATGTTTCATTAGCTTCAAGTGCCTTCTGCTAACCAACAAACTTCTATTAAACTCAAAGAAAGAGGAGAAGTGGTGCTGTGCATAATTTAACATACACTCTCACAGCCTCCTGCATTTCCTCCATGGCTCAGGCCCCTGAAGGACTCTTCACAGCCCCAAAGAAGGAAAGTGAAAGATTACTTTGAGATGTACTTATGGACTATATGTCAAGAAGGAGTAGGTGCAGTCTCTGATGTACACAGAACCATGCTGAGATATATCCCATTCCGGTTAAAGCTGTGAGAAGTAACCTATAGTCCCTGTTTAAATAAAAGGGATTGACTGAGTCTACCTTTTCTCCCCACAGAACTTCCTTGTATGTTTGAAATCCAAAGCTCATACAAAAATGGGAGCTCGAGCCTTCAACAAAGAACAAATGCGGATATAGCTAAGCATGCATTAACACAGATTGCTGCCATGTTTGTTTGACAGCCTAAGCTAACAAAGCAGGGTATAATACTTAAATCCTAAAATGATTGAAGAAGTTTTTCACATTACTTTATCCATCTAACACTGGCACTTAAAGAGCTTTAAATGTCAGCTACCACATTTTCCACTTgtagtacatgtgtatgtgtacatgcatATTGCAAATCCCTCTCATATGCATGGCATTTCACACTCAGCCCTGTCTACATTTTAATTATTATCCAACAGAATTTAGGAAACTGAGATTTTACAAATGTAAAAAAGGTATACATGTGAATAAATACAATCTTTTAAGCTAAACTATAAATCCTAGTAAATGCTGGGCAAATTGTTTCATTCTTATAGTCACTGAATTCTAACGTTGTAAAAATTAAGACTGctttagcaagaaaaaaaaaaaacaaacaaaaacttctgAGCTGAAAAGCCTTGTCAAGTGTAAggcagaagaaaaacagacagtGGATGAACTCTAAAGCCTGGGCAGTAACTACCACTATAAGAAAGGGATACTAAAATTCACTTTGCCTTGAATTTCACTGGagatagtatagtaaactattagtCAGTTTAATTTCTTTTGTAAATATACATTCATTCCTGACATTCGGGAAGAATTCTGCCCCATTCTTCCTGCAAACAAGTCTTAATTTGTTAAACAGTCTTCATTGTGAATATTTTGCATTTCAAGATGCACCAAAATTCTCTTCTCTAATTCTATTCCAATACTGGCACTGCAACTCACAAATTTTAACTGTCttgattgatttaacattaaattcttaattttagtCAAGACTGTTTTCAGCTTTTGTTTGAACTGTTTTAATTTCCTGTTtaatttcctgtttcctgtttgtttcctgttttaatttccttctttatttttttcttttctttttgtttaatgtttttttctctacgattttaatgtcattttatgcctttgtaaagcactttgaactgcCTTGTGTATGACTGGTACTATATacataaatttgccttgccttgccttactgtgGACAGGACTGCAGGCAGGCCATGCTAACATCCACACCCTCATCTTCCTCAGCCAGGACTTTGTAAGGTGTGTACAAGGTGGTTTTGCATTGTCTTGTTGAAACACGCAAAGGACGACTGGAAAAGTTGTCATATTGACACAACCCCAGCCAATGACAGACCCAACTTCTGAACAGTTTGGACAGTCCTTTTTTGTCCAAGTCTTCCAAAACAGACTGCAGGACTCCACCATTTCTGGAAGCCacttttcttctgtctttttaaTCTGCTTCAAATGATAATGTGGCTCTAACTTGCCCCAGTCCAGAATTTGTCCCAAATGTCACAGGCCCAAATGTCTGGATGTATATTTACAAGTGAAATTAAGCTGGCataacaaaacatgaaatatattTTGTTCATACAGTCTACAATAAAGCACAAGTTAAAGTTAATTTTAACATCACTgcttcctttatttaattcatattttctTATTCAAGGTTGGATACCACACACTGCTCCACACCTACCAGACTTCCAAGTTTGGATGATGAGGAATTGTTCCTGTGTTTGAGCAGACCGCATCCCTCCATGCCTGGTGCATCCCTGTGGTTACCATGGATACGAGGGCCACCAGCCCCCTCAGATGAGGAACGCAGACGTCTTTCCATCCGCATCACCTCATGATAGGGGCTGACACTGCTACACATAGAGGCTAATGAGAAAAAGACAAGGGAAACACAGACAGTTAATGGAAATCAATTAAAGGGTAACAACTGTAATTGTGAGGACTACTGTAAATGATCCCCATTATAATTGCAAATAATGGCTAATAGATATTAGGAATTTGAGATTGTACTGATAATACTGATAGCAAATGACCCTGTCTAAAAAAGGGTATGAGTATGAAATAAAACACTAGAATGTTGATGCTAAGGGATGTAACAGGAAAACCCTGTTATCTCTTCTGACTGGCTCatctaaactgtttttttttctaaattctctGTTCTTTGAGGAACAGTAAAAAGTGTTGACACATTCTGGGTTTCACACAGAGTGATGTATGCTGGTTAAttaacatttcattgactacttaataaatataaaagacactTGTCATGGCAAATTGTTTTAATGTATCTGTCAGTGATGAATACAGTGATGAACTATTACTGTATTGTTAAGCTTTTGTCATTGGCATGATTGTTGGATCATCTGCCAgcatttgctttgtgtgcatacTAACAAATTATTTTTGGTTGAAGCATTCATTTACAGAATGACACACTATTTTACTGCTGTCAACCCACCACTGACACAGATTAATTAAACCAAAGACTTTTTTCCATATGGACTGTCTGGAAATACAGCTATTAGTGTGTAATACATTTTTTGTAGCAAATGTTATATAATTCTGAAATACCTTCTCTTTTGAGTTGTTTTACCAAAGCCATCTGAAGATCTTACATTTATATTTCAAACTCTCTGCCTCTCCCTGTGTATATGCAGGCAGAGTGAGTCCCACTGTTCACTTAcatttgtgtaaatgtgtgtctttgtatgtgtgagtgtgtgtctgcagcTGTGCATGTACAGTAAGTCTGTCATTGACCTCCTTTAGAAGTTTCATACCTGCATGTGGTTTTCTCAAGTGAGACGACCTGGGTTCATGGCAGCCGCAGAagcttcctcttcctccctcttgaAAAGAGCGAGTGTTTCTCGGCCGTCTTTCCGATTGTTCTGGGTTGGAGTGGCAGCCCTCACTGCGTACAACACACGCCTCGCTCTCGCTTGTGGTCTCTGTGTGGTAACCCACCTTCCTACCCTTTACCaactccttcctctcctctgctGACACTTCTTCCCGTGCttcttttctctcctcctccctctccttcctctcaTCCAGTGATTGTTCCTGTAAAGGGAGGCAGGGGACGGTGGTCTCGGCTTCAGAGAGGGACACGGCAGTCTCATAGTCTgtgttgttggctgtgctggtGTCAGGGAGCAAAGGTTTTTCAACATTGGACTGGGTTGGTGTGAAGAAAACCTGCAGAGAAGACACTTATATTCACTAGGTGTAAAAATGGAAGATGATTCATTGGCATTTTAAAATGTTACAGTCAAATATAAGGAGAAGTGTGAATTCCAATGAGGCAGAAAACTAAACAGTCTACAAAGAACAAATTAGGCTGCATATATTGTATGTGTCTTTaggttgtcttcttcttcttcttaatattattattgctattattacacagctttgtttttaatgctgtaacGCATAAATGGTTCCCTTTTTAAGTTCTCTGTTTTACCAggaaacttttttgttttttaatgtgtcagcacaaaataaattgtgagtgcAACAGTGTTAAATGTGATGGTGAGTTTGTCGACATTACTAtgtttcagatttttttgctccATGTACTTCAATTAAATTTGCTGCCCTATCCTGCCATTCGTAATGTTCTggttatgaacatctaaattcaCCCAGGCCTGCACAGTAATTCACTTATGACAAACATTATTACATTACTTCCTCTCTAAGTATTTCCAAACAGAGAGCTTTGTTTCATAGACTAAATGGTTGGGCAATATGTTAAATTTACAACTTTTTTATGTGGGATGTAGTAAATAACTATGACAAATGTCTTATCACTTTTCTCACTGTTTACTTCTAAATGTAGCTAAAACTGGTATTTTACAGCCATCGCTGCATGATGGGTTCATTGTACAATTAATGTTAGGTTAAGGCTAAGTTAGTTTGTTTTGATTCTTTAGAGTCTGTTAGCACAATAACTGTGTGTGCAAGGAACTAAAGTCAATGTTGTATGCACAAAATACAAACAGTTACATTTCATATTAACTACACTATATCAAGattgtttattgttcatatcACCTAACTCTAATACATGCTTCTTAAAGTGATTACAAGGTAATTACCAGGACCTGTTAAACATGTAACAGTAGCATTAGGggacaaaaagacaaagaaagacaaCTGAGTGAGCCGATTACCTGGGAGGTAGAAACAGCCCCACTGAAGTTCTCTGCAGCAGCTGGAAGGTCCTGACCATCTGTGTCAGCATCTGGACCAGGGACAGAGGCAGATATTGGGGCTAACCCGGGTCCAGGACTAGGAGCGGGCAGAGCGTCCACCTCAGACACAGAATCCTCTGTGATGGGGATGAATTCTGAAGGAGTGATGGCTGTGGTTCGGTCCTCTGATATCATGGGGGACTGGAGTGAGCTCTCACCCCCGGCGCCTAGCAGGTCCCCAGGCCATGACCCCGGTGTGAGCCCACCGGCCCCTGGAGTGACGGTGGTGGAGCTCGGAGGTTCCAGATTGACTTCTGGGGGTCTGTGATGATCAGAGGTCCTGGAGAAGCGGTGGTGAGCTGAGAATGACTTCGGCAGCAGCTTCTTCTGGCGTGTGGACCGTTTGTTGTTATTACTGCTACCACTGTAGTCGTCAAGGAACCCGGAGTCGTCACCTTCGTTAGCTCCAGAGCCGCTGATGCAGTTGATGAAGACGTTCCGATTGGCTGTGGACGAGGAAGAGGACGCCTTTTCAAAATCCTCAGTGTGAGACCGGGTGATTTTCTTTTGCCTGTGGCTGCCGAAACCAAACGAGTGTCGAGTCTTGGAGCGTCCACTGCCATCACTAAACCCTGTGGACAATGACGTTGTAATCGTCTGCTGGTTGTTTCCATTGGCATCTGTGCCCTGTGTCAATGGAGGGGTAAGGTTCAAGTTGATGGGCTGGACTCGAGGATCACTGTTCCGTTTGTGGGTGAAACTGAGTGACGGAGTGCGGAAAAGGCTCCGGCGTTTCCCAGTGCTGCCTGAGCTGGAGTTAGTACTGGAGGGTGAAGAGGTGTGGACGCCATTTCCAACACCACCTGAAGACGGGGAGGATGGAAGGGATTCCTGCCTCTTACTGCTGCTGCGGCGGAAGATTGGCAAGCGGGATACAAGTGTGGAGCGACGTGATCCGGATTCACCCATCTAGATGTTGAGGCAGTGGGGCACTCTGGGAAATGACCAGAAACACTTAAATTTGACATGTATCTAAAGAAGAACTTGGAGATTCAGTTTATAGTATTTTGTTATTGCTTAGATGTCAGGTTTGACATTATTTGACTAATTATTggacctacggtccatggactctgtagagctttaagaaacacctcaaaaccctcctgttcaaaaaggctttttagtctcccacctgacccagggccaccacaaactgattacactctatgtattcatcataacgtactccatgtgttgTCCCCCCCAAGTCTCTCTatgtctctatcgctctctcttttctcctcctttactctctctctctctctttaaccccaactggtcaaggcagacagccatccttcaggagtctgggtctgctcgaggtttctgcccgttaaagggaaggttttcctcgccactgtcaccaatcacaagtgtttgctcctgaaggattctgttgggtctctgtaaacttaatttgattttaattgataaagcactttgtgactctgtctgtgaaaagtgctctataaataaaatttacttacttacttacttaaaaacTGGACATTTTTATATGGTATTTGATTTTTATCATTGCATAATTCAAACAAAAAGTAGGCAAGTTGAAGATTTTTACATTACATTCAGCaaagaaaaagtgaaatgaaTATGTCTATTGATGTGGTAATACAATGTCCTGAGGTAATCattcacatttgtatgtttgacaacaataataattaaaacataGCATGCAGGCTAAACAACATTAATCAAAGCTGGAGAAAGGGTCTTAAGTATGATGTAGTAAATAAGAACAAAATGTGTTAGAGAACTCTCAGCATGTTTTTCTGCCTCTTATTTGAGTTAGCTGTGAAAAATCTGTGGGAAAACCCTGCACAACATTAAACATGtaatattttctccattttgttcAGTTCACGTCTCAAATAACACATTCACAAACATCTGCTGGAGATACTGAAACCCATACATGAATTCACACAATTTACCAGAACCAACCTGAAGACCTTCGATTTACATGCACTTGGTGCTTTAGTGAGAAAGGAAACGTCTTCCATGCTGAATGAGTCAAAACAAATTACTGCCACATCCTGCAGATGCTTCTACAAATGGTGGCGTCATACCCTGACATTTGTAATGCTCATGTAAACAAAACTAGAGACTATTTTCACACTCTCAGATCCACAGTTGCAGGCTCAGTTTAAGTGCTGGCGGAAAGCTGGGATTTATTGGGTTTTTTCAACATAGTACACTGTATTAATTTTTGTAAAACCTAAGTGGGAAAGATGTTGTTTGCAGTAAAAATatcaaagtggctattgacacagtactgtggcacaaaatatcgaattgtttattaccacagagccaatcagcaccctcgtcatatcatgtgtagactggtaacttaACTTGTCACATCCCAAAACATTTCATCCCAacaagtaccaaggcaatcagatccCAAACAGGTCAGACCTACAGACAGCGGAGCTTTAGCTCAATAGGTAATGCTTAACCTCATACTGCTATGCAGAAGACTTGTGTTCGAGTCCCAGTTAAAAGAAGCGTTTTTTATTAATGCGGCTATTCAAACAGGGGTGCACAGTgccggtaggtaaatccaacaATGATATAAATCAACCACTGGGACagcattcagagtgcagaattcggaggacagcactcaatacactgaactgacacaaaactgacacagaactgagaagtaacaCGGCACGCTGCCAGCCTGCCACATCTAACAGGTAGCTCCACCCACCTTTtccagcctcaatctcactgactgcacagagcaaagaacaccataaaacaatatATAGAGTATTTataacaataattcctattctatactataaactagaagcactcggagagcgcagacctccgccaaggctgatcagtgggcccccctgcccccaaataccaccaaaatttaatcatttcttccttatcccatttccaacaaaccctgaaaatttcatccaaatctgtccataactttttgagttatgttgcacactaacggacagacaaacaaacagacagacaaacaaaccctggcaaaaacataacctccttggcggaggtaactatcactaatttgtcatttcttccatcaattgccacagtactgtggtagcaaaatgcaccaAAGAATATACTTaagtatatgccatatatcaccacagtactgtggcaataagtgGCTAACGTGTTCACGTAACAGTATCCATGGTTGGCTCTAGTACAtatgctaacatctgattggtctgtggcaacaacaaaccgatattttgtgccacagtactgtgacagtagCCATTGCCTAAAAATATACTGCTAATCATTAGACAGTATTTAACGTGGCATTTTATAAACAATATGTGGAGACTGTGAAAATTGTCTCAAACTAAACAAATGGATGTAATATGGTTCAAACATCTGATGTGATCTGAGTTTAGAAAATTGtgtataaaaactgaaaagacAGCATATGTCACTTATTAATCACTCATAACGCATTTCTTCAAGTGTCCCATTTGTTCACTTTTACGATTggattcaaaacagaaaaatcttTGACTTCTAAACTTTGAGAGTTTTTTTATACACCTCAAGCTGGGTTAATGCCTCACCGATTGTAAGCACTGACCAAAGTTCCACCGACGATGACAACAAGGACACATTCTCTTTAATCAATATTCAAGTATTCACTGCTCACCACAATAATTAGACTGATGTTGACTGAGCAGTCCTCATAATACTGAAGAAGTTGCCTCTGGGTGTACTCCCAAAGTGTTTTGTAATAAGCTTAGATTAAAACCCTTGACTGGAGTGGCTTATGAGTGTGCCATCTCCTTGAAAGTAAATTTAATAAAGATCTAAACACGGAGCGATGTCCTATTTTCATATCAGTGCCATAGTGCAAGAGATTGAATCGTACTATTAAATTTTACTATATTACTAAACCATGAACAAGGCACAAATTACAAAGTGCTGTTCAACATTGCTCTGCCTGGGATCACTTCAAGGTGTTTGTGCAAGTCACATCCAGACACTGCAGGTTAGAAACAGTTTCATCAAACTCCTTGAAACTCAAAGCAAACTTGAAGAGGTTCCGTACTGCTATGGTGGGAACAGTATCACACCATAATCTGACCAGGTCATGGCACAGTACCAGGCTGCATTAAGACAAGTAAATATCCTCCAACTAATCAGACAGAGATTACAACAGATTGAGAACATCTCTGTTATTTACGTGACCACTGAGCGGCAGAAGGAAAACTCTGACACAATCACCTCTAGAGATGAATAAAAATATAGTAAGCTATGCCCTCAAATGACTCAACCTGGACAACAATTATTTGTCATACAACTTCATTTGGAAACACTTCTCAGCTGCACAGAGTGGTAAAATACAGTATCTGCTCAGGGTATTGTTTACCCAAAACTGAGTCAGTACCAGACCGAAGCAGGTGGTCAGTTCCCCATTATGCAGACAATAAACAGGAAGTGAGATTACCTGTGTTAGAGAAGCAAAATCTACCTTGTCTAAGTTCCTCTTCCCTTTGCTCAGTATTGCAGTAAATGACAGCTCTGTTTTGTTGAATAACATAATGCAGCGCAAACACAATTTGACTTTTACAACAACCTTGCCTGTCTTCCATTTGAAGTCTAAAAAAGAGCTCAGGGCAGTCCACAGAGAACTCATCTTTCCAGGTACCTGCAGCTGTCCAAGTGcttcattttaagaatatttcttTTTATCTGCAAGACAGCGTCCACGTTCACAGTTGAGACGAGAGATGAAATGCTTGCCAAACTTCCTAGTATTATCGGGTGGATGTAAAATGCCGGTGTCAGTGCTTTGGGATATACAGATGCTCTCATAGTCAATAACATTAAAAGAGCTCTCATTcttaatagttgttttttttttagacaacaAGCTACCCACAAAGACAGTGTCATTGTCTTCATAGTgcagacaaataaataaagacaaataaaatgttTACTGTCTACAGTGGCTGATGGCTCTGGAATAAAGACATCTTTTTCACCCTAAGTATCATTTCAGTGTCACTTCAATGCAATAACAGTGTGGCACCATCATACCTGACTGCAGAACTATCTATCCATTTACTGGTAACACACTGCTTTGAAATCAATACCTCTATTAAGTTCTGCGGAGCCCCCTGCAGTGCTCCAAATGATTAGGCCATATGTCATATACTCAAGATAAGATGAAATCTCTTATTCCTGCACTAGTGTGTGGTTTGTATTTTCTTAACACACCCTGCAGCCACAACCGGCACCAGTTATATAATAAACAATAGTTAATGGGTACAAATTCCTGCCTCTGTGCAATTTTACACTGATACACGATTATCTGTCGGTATGAAATGACAAAAGGTGTGTTCAAGGTGTGAATTACTGGGTGTTTCCTATAAAACAGGTTCCCAATTGGATCTTTTTCACAACACAAACTACATATTGCAGGTAATCCATAATCTTCCTGTAAATGTAACAAAAGATTATACATTTATTGCACTGTCTGTAATCTACTTCTGTATttgactgaacatgaaaacaatacAAGACATTAAGTTTGTTTAGCATCTTAACAGTAATGCAACAGTAATGCATTAAAATGTAACACAGCTACTCTACAAAACACCCAGAAAGGTATACCAAGGTAAACCCTTTTGCTTTGGAGAGATGTGTGTTTTCAGTGGAGAAGTTATTTGGCTCCATATTATCAAAATACAGCATCCAAGTATTTTGACCTCAATGTTAATTCTTTATTTTGGATTGTTTAAGCGGTAACAAACTTTAGACAGCCTCTAATTAATCCGAGCGCAtaacaaataataagaaaatgACAGACTATGGTGGCCAACAAAGGTCAGTGTAGTACAACACAGATAATTATGGCATCATAATGTAGTAACTGAGGCAGTAAACCACTTATTATAACAATATGCATTTTCCTTTTGTCCTCTGGGTTTAATTTGTATACaactaaaatagttttttttttatacttaatgtAAATTTTGCTGTTTAACAAACATTTTTCTACCCatagatttctgaaatatattCTTTTTTTGTAAGCATTAAAGAATAGGGTATCTGAAGGTATTATGaagccaaatttatgactttGTAAACATTTCtagacatttttcaaggcatcTTTGATCTAATTTAATaccatacatttacaaaaataacaggctcaacaggcctcatagtttgCCTTGAGCATGTTGCAATTCAGTTGACGTTACATTTACATTTCTCCATGACtttcaagctgctaaagctctTACACAAATGGCTCCACTATGAATGTGGCAAATTCTTTACAAAGAATTTCTTTATAAATACTGCAATGTCACGTATTGTCTGTTAAAGACCTTTGAGTGCCAGATTTAAGAATTAATTATCATATTTAAGGATAATTAAGGACTTAATTTAGGACAATCAAATGTCAGACTTTTTAATCTGCAGATATCCTGAAGAACATTTCAACTCTTGAAGACCTGAACTGCCACTGGCggccactgatctaaactgtttattaacTTTTGAACCCAAAACGAGCTGTATCAGCTCCATCAGATAATACCCATTTGGATGGTCAGAGGTTCTGTAATGAATGTGgtgaacactgtcatcttccgtCCAACTGATTCGTCAGCAAAACCCATTGTCATACATCGTAgtatgacaaatgacagtggttgctgcttattttttgagttaatgatatattgtgctgAAAAAGCCACCTTTGCTTcccttttctgttttaatataataatctttacatttacttttaacacatgaatatctacatgatcaggaagtaaatatgacaaaatactccttttcactgaaaaatgcaaaatgcaagata encodes:
- the ccser1 gene encoding serine-rich coiled-coil domain-containing protein 1 isoform X4 translates to MGESGSRRSTLVSRLPIFRRSSSKRQESLPSSPSSGGVGNGVHTSSPSSTNSSSGSTGKRRSLFRTPSLSFTHKRNSDPRVQPINLNLTPPLTQGTDANGNNQQTITTSLSTGFSDGSGRSKTRHSFGFGSHRQKKITRSHTEDFEKASSSSSTANRNVFINCISGSGANEGDDSGFLDDYSGSSNNNKRSTRQKKLLPKSFSAHHRFSRTSDHHRPPEVNLEPPSSTTVTPGAGGLTPGSWPGDLLGAGGESSLQSPMISEDRTTAITPSEFIPITEDSVSEVDALPAPSPGPGLAPISASVPGPDADTDGQDLPAAAENFSGAVSTSQVFFTPTQSNVEKPLLPDTSTANNTDYETAVSLSEAETTVPCLPLQEQSLDERKEREEERKEAREEVSAEERKELVKGRKVGYHTETTSESEACVVRSEGCHSNPEQSERRPRNTRSFQEGGRGSFCGCHEPRSSHLRKPHAASMCSSVSPYHEVMRMERRLRSSSEGAGGPRIHGNHRDAPGMEGCGLLKHRNNSSSSKLGSLDVLNNLGSSELDEDDLMLDLDLSDDQRHRHVSREDSSQSLASCLNLLPSPMDPSGDRTVGKDNNQREPSRPTSLLPADWSSGLGLGREDEPLPPGLETLPLRLMQQDCTAVKTLLLRLRRTLQESVETSPASSLQSLPISPCSEKSLPFKDPGREEALLQQLREKDELILKLQSELESAKAALKMKDCQMTDRTTQTEHMGPE
- the ccser1 gene encoding serine-rich coiled-coil domain-containing protein 1 isoform X2; this encodes MGESGSRRSTLVSRLPIFRRSSSKRQESLPSSPSSGGVGNGVHTSSPSSTNSSSGSTGKRRSLFRTPSLSFTHKRNSDPRVQPINLNLTPPLTQGTDANGNNQQTITTSLSTGFSDGSGRSKTRHSFGFGSHRQKKITRSHTEDFEKASSSSSTANRNVFINCISGSGANEGDDSGFLDDYSGSSNNNKRSTRQKKLLPKSFSAHHRFSRTSDHHRPPEVNLEPPSSTTVTPGAGGLTPGSWPGDLLGAGGESSLQSPMISEDRTTAITPSEFIPITEDSVSEVDALPAPSPGPGLAPISASVPGPDADTDGQDLPAAAENFSGAVSTSQVFFTPTQSNVEKPLLPDTSTANNTDYETAVSLSEAETTVPCLPLQEQSLDERKEREEERKEAREEVSAEERKELVKGRKVGYHTETTSESEACVVRSEGCHSNPEQSERRPRNTRSFQEGGRGSFCGCHEPRSSHLRKPHAASMCSSVSPYHEVMRMERRLRSSSEGAGGPRIHGNHRDAPGMEGCGLLKHRNNSSSSKLGSLDVLNNLGSSELDEDDLMLDLDLSDDQRHRHVSREDSSQSLASCLNLLPSPMDPSGDRTVGKDNNQREPSRPTSLLPADWSSGLGLGREDEPLPPGLETLPLRLMQQDCTAVKTLLLRLRRTLQESVETSPASSLQSLPISPCSEKSLPFKDPGREEALLQQLREKDELILKLQSELESAKAALKMKDCQMTDRTTQTEHMGPEGIKAHGSAILSSRRHLSQSSRPVVRTRQQQQQQPVSKGPKGGSGPGASTRRGPR